The following coding sequences lie in one Chloroflexota bacterium genomic window:
- a CDS encoding flippase-like domain-containing protein, translated as MKNRLFDLAKFLVSVVLLGLVLARVDRDDLLRQLRSANLSLLALALALFIFGVFLRVFRWRALLSDRNLNVPVGVLTRLYFVGQFFNTFLPTGFGGDVMRAVELARYGVSKAESVSTVFLDRMSGLMAFFLMTLVALPFAGGLIPQGVLLLLVVFGAGGVAGTWLMFERRWTTPLINGLFARINFPFKAKVVRLYESMRANSPRATLEAMLIGFLFNLLLVGINYIMSRAFGLDLSIGYFFLFVPIISTLLLLPVGVNGLGVREWSYVALFVPVGVSGETATAMSLSFWAITVATGLIGGVLSTMQGARGALRAGAAADSSKGGK; from the coding sequence ATGAAAAATCGACTGTTCGATCTGGCCAAGTTCCTCGTCAGCGTGGTGCTGCTCGGCCTGGTGCTGGCGCGCGTCGACCGCGACGACCTGTTGCGGCAGTTGCGCTCCGCCAATCTGTCGTTGTTGGCGCTGGCGCTGGCGCTGTTCATCTTCGGCGTTTTTCTCCGGGTCTTCCGCTGGCGCGCCCTGCTGTCGGACCGTAACCTGAACGTGCCGGTCGGCGTGCTGACCCGGCTCTATTTCGTCGGCCAGTTCTTCAACACCTTCCTGCCGACCGGTTTCGGCGGCGACGTGATGCGTGCGGTCGAGTTGGCGCGTTACGGCGTCAGTAAGGCCGAATCGGTTAGCACAGTCTTCCTCGACCGCATGAGCGGCCTGATGGCGTTCTTCCTGATGACGCTGGTCGCCCTGCCGTTCGCCGGCGGGCTGATCCCGCAGGGTGTGTTGCTCCTGCTGGTCGTGTTCGGTGCGGGCGGCGTGGCCGGCACCTGGCTGATGTTCGAGCGGCGCTGGACGACGCCGCTGATCAATGGCCTCTTCGCGCGCATCAACTTCCCGTTCAAGGCGAAGGTCGTGCGGCTGTACGAGTCGATGCGCGCCAACTCGCCGCGCGCCACCCTCGAAGCGATGCTGATCGGCTTCCTATTCAACCTGCTGCTGGTCGGCATCAATTACATCATGAGCCGGGCGTTCGGGCTGGACCTGTCGATCGGCTACTTCTTCCTGTTCGTGCCGATCATCTCGACGCTGCTGCTGCTGCCGGTCGGCGTCAACGGCCTCGGCGTGCGCGAGTGGTCGTACGTAGCGCTCTTCGTGCCGGTCGGCGTCAGCGGCGAGACCGCCACGGCGATGTCGCTCTCGTTCTGGGCGATCACGGTGGCGACCGGATTGATCGGCGGCGTGCTGTCGACGATGCAGGGCGCGCGCGGCGCGCTCCGCGCCGGTGCGGCAGCCGACAGTTCCAAAGGCGGCAAATGA
- a CDS encoding glycosyltransferase family 39 protein, with protein sequence MMRATRWLLAYPVAPAAALFVLWAALHLDGASWDYDEGAHAFGAWLVFRGHPLYTETFAAYTPGYLMAVVAGYSLLGATLTSARFVTVLLAAVGLLGTAVIAQMLAPRYKAVAGLSAALLLFVTPQFFQWSRAAMSDLPSGALMALSIALALGYLRDGRVRFLLIGEIVLAATLWVKLVAVGGVAGFGVIVLAGLLRHRTTWRLAVLGSLVVGLLSLAPLLAFDVPAMLDQAIWFHVRKRAAYGDDLAGNLAALAQFLGANLWLVVPSLWAVAASIWRGRTERVTLAAIVLWFAAGFVTLAWQSPLFPSHHPVVLVFPLAALAGAGVAHIADDLAAGRTALRATSALVALAVLATLIGLPDRLAAVIAPPAQPDAEEAIGLLRAVTPSTDLLVSDAQVIALRAERESPPAFADTSSARLVSGSLTPQTLIDGARASGANGVLFWSGRLETAEPFGAWVQDNFHLVRSAFQKPVSPYRLYLRDAHPQFPQAARIGDGIGFAGFDLNRRSGARIAAGQILSVTLYFQRIGPIDRAYTVFAHLLAPDGHLVVQEDRPPLQGRYATNDWKPGEWIIDEYAMALDADLPPGEYRLAVGMYAPDRLKRLPAYRSDGTRYENDAVVLGLPVMP encoded by the coding sequence GTGATGCGAGCGACGCGCTGGCTGCTTGCCTACCCGGTGGCGCCGGCTGCGGCGCTGTTCGTACTGTGGGCGGCGCTGCATCTCGACGGCGCGAGCTGGGACTACGACGAGGGCGCGCATGCCTTCGGCGCCTGGCTCGTCTTTCGCGGCCACCCCCTCTACACGGAGACGTTCGCCGCCTACACGCCCGGCTATCTGATGGCGGTCGTCGCGGGCTACAGCCTGCTGGGCGCGACGCTGACCAGCGCGCGCTTCGTGACCGTGTTGCTCGCCGCGGTGGGCCTGCTTGGCACAGCAGTCATCGCGCAGATGCTCGCGCCGCGCTACAAAGCGGTCGCCGGGTTGTCCGCCGCGCTGCTGCTGTTCGTGACCCCGCAGTTCTTCCAATGGTCGCGCGCCGCCATGTCCGACCTGCCATCGGGCGCGCTGATGGCGCTGTCCATTGCGCTGGCGCTCGGCTATCTGCGGGATGGGCGCGTGCGTTTCCTGCTGATCGGCGAGATCGTGCTCGCTGCGACGCTGTGGGTGAAGCTGGTGGCGGTTGGCGGCGTGGCCGGCTTCGGCGTGATCGTGCTGGCTGGCCTATTACGGCATCGCACCACCTGGCGTTTGGCCGTGCTCGGCTCGCTGGTGGTCGGCTTGCTCTCGCTCGCGCCGTTGCTCGCCTTCGATGTGCCAGCCATGCTCGATCAGGCGATCTGGTTTCACGTTCGCAAGCGCGCCGCCTATGGCGATGATCTGGCCGGCAACCTGGCGGCGCTGGCGCAGTTCCTCGGCGCGAACCTGTGGCTCGTCGTGCCGTCGCTGTGGGCTGTGGCGGCATCGATCTGGCGCGGGCGCACAGAGCGGGTCACATTGGCCGCCATTGTGCTCTGGTTCGCGGCCGGCTTCGTGACGCTGGCCTGGCAATCGCCGCTGTTCCCCTCGCACCATCCGGTGGTGCTGGTCTTCCCGCTGGCGGCGCTGGCCGGCGCGGGCGTGGCGCACATCGCGGACGATCTGGCGGCGGGCCGCACGGCACTGCGGGCCACGAGCGCACTCGTCGCGCTGGCCGTTCTGGCGACCCTGATCGGCTTGCCCGACCGGCTGGCTGCGGTCATTGCGCCGCCAGCCCAGCCGGACGCTGAAGAGGCGATCGGGCTGCTGCGCGCCGTAACGCCGTCCACGGATCTGCTCGTCAGCGACGCGCAGGTGATCGCCCTGCGCGCCGAACGCGAGTCGCCGCCGGCGTTTGCGGACACCTCGTCGGCGCGGCTGGTGAGCGGCAGCCTGACGCCGCAAACACTGATTGACGGCGCCCGCGCGAGCGGCGCCAACGGCGTCCTCTTCTGGAGCGGCCGCCTCGAAACAGCCGAACCGTTTGGCGCATGGGTGCAGGATAACTTTCATCTGGTCCGCTCGGCGTTCCAGAAACCGGTGTCACCGTATCGACTGTACCTGCGCGATGCGCACCCTCAATTTCCGCAGGCGGCACGCATTGGCGACGGTATCGGCTTCGCCGGCTTTGACCTGAACCGGCGTTCCGGCGCGCGTATTGCGGCCGGGCAGATACTGTCGGTTACGCTCTACTTCCAGCGCATTGGACCGATTGACCGCGCGTACACCGTGTTCGCGCACCTGCTCGCGCCCGATGGTCATCTGGTCGTGCAGGAAGATCGCCCGCCGTTGCAGGGACGTTATGCCACGAACGACTGGAAGCCGGGCGAGTGGATCATCGACGAGTATGCGATGGCGCTTGACGCTGATCTGCCGCCGGGCGAGTACCGGCTCGCGGTGGGCATGTACGCGCCGGACAGGCTGAAACGCCTGCCCGCTTATCGCTCAGACGGCACCCGCTACGAAAATGACGCCGTCGTGCTCGGCTTGCCGGTGATGCCGTAA
- a CDS encoding glycosyltransferase family 2 protein: MHIRPARSEAEAPREVKVVAHLEPQLSVVIPLLNEVGGIALLQTRLGEALGALGVPYEIIVIDDGSRDGSFEKLKAWHDADPHLKVIRFRRNFGQTAAFSAGFDLARGDVVVTMDADLQNDPADIGLLLGKINEGFDVVSGWRVKRQDVFLTRRLPSMIANRLISWVTGVRLHDYGCSLKAYRREVVKGIRLYGEMHRFIPAVASSMGVSVAEVPVNHHPRRFGRSKYGLSRTIRVFLDLLTVRFLLSYSTRPLHIFGSVGLLSFIAGTALGLYLSALKLIGGQNIGERPALMLAVLLVIIGVQLVMMGLLGEMVVRTYHESQNKPIYVVRETLE, encoded by the coding sequence ATGCATATCCGGCCGGCGCGATCCGAAGCGGAAGCGCCGCGCGAAGTCAAGGTGGTGGCGCATCTGGAGCCGCAGTTGTCGGTCGTGATTCCGCTGCTGAACGAGGTGGGCGGCATCGCGCTGCTGCAGACCAGGCTCGGCGAGGCGCTGGGCGCATTGGGTGTGCCGTACGAGATCATTGTGATCGACGACGGCAGCCGCGACGGCAGCTTCGAGAAGCTGAAAGCGTGGCACGACGCCGACCCGCACCTGAAGGTGATTCGCTTCCGGCGCAACTTCGGGCAGACGGCGGCCTTTTCGGCCGGTTTCGACCTGGCGCGCGGCGACGTCGTTGTGACGATGGATGCCGATCTGCAGAACGATCCCGCCGACATCGGCCTGTTGCTCGGCAAAATCAATGAAGGCTTTGATGTGGTCAGCGGCTGGCGCGTTAAGCGGCAGGACGTCTTCCTGACGCGTCGCTTGCCGTCTATGATCGCGAACCGGCTAATCTCGTGGGTGACCGGCGTGCGCTTGCACGATTACGGCTGCTCGCTGAAGGCATACCGCCGCGAGGTGGTCAAGGGCATCCGGCTGTACGGCGAGATGCACCGTTTCATTCCGGCCGTGGCGTCGTCGATGGGCGTCAGCGTCGCCGAGGTGCCGGTCAACCATCACCCGCGCCGCTTTGGCCGGTCCAAGTACGGGCTGTCACGCACGATCCGCGTCTTCCTCGACCTGCTGACGGTGCGCTTTCTGTTGAGCTACTCGACGCGGCCGCTGCACATCTTCGGCTCGGTCGGCCTGTTGTCGTTCATCGCCGGCACGGCGCTGGGGTTGTACCTGAGCGCGCTCAAGCTGATCGGCGGGCAGAACATCGGCGAGCGCCCGGCGTTGATGTTGGCGGTACTGCTCGTCATCATCGGCGTGCAACTGGTGATGATGGGCTTGCTCGGCGAGATGGTCGTGCGCACCTATCACGAGTCGCAGAACAAGCCGATCTACGTCGTGCGCGAGACGCTGGAGTAA
- a CDS encoding very short patch repair endonuclease, whose protein sequence is MQQNVGRETSPETSLRSVLHRRGLRFRKEMRPEPSLRISADIVFPRQHVCVFIDGCFWHGCPYHFKAPKTHTDWWLEKIEDNRRRDFRQCQVLMKYGWIVVRVWEHDLSQNGLSTVSSEIATLVKGDSLHASTVRVFRSRFGAH, encoded by the coding sequence ATGCAGCAAAATGTGGGGCGTGAGACTAGCCCCGAAACCTCACTACGGAGCGTGCTGCATCGGCGAGGATTGCGCTTTCGCAAAGAAATGCGTCCAGAGCCGAGTTTGAGGATAAGTGCCGACATTGTCTTCCCGAGACAACATGTGTGTGTGTTTATCGACGGTTGCTTTTGGCACGGTTGCCCTTATCACTTCAAGGCTCCGAAAACGCACACGGATTGGTGGCTTGAGAAAATAGAGGACAACCGACGAAGAGATTTTAGGCAGTGTCAAGTGTTGATGAAATATGGCTGGATAGTCGTCCGCGTTTGGGAGCACGATCTTTCACAAAACGGTTTATCCACGGTATCTTCGGAAATAGCTACGCTCGTCAAAGGCGATTCGCTTCACGCCTCTACGGTACGGGTATTCAGAAGTAGATTCGGCGCGCATTGA
- a CDS encoding restriction endonuclease translates to MALTQSQKALIEKVRVAGSGELGTALSDAACCFIIGVIVKDLRLSREFPEFRGLDCELFAETDPRKLEISGLDFDGLVERLIALVPDADTYFACVATLQKARLKYARILEYQPVSTMDQVGPRALLQFGQFSPRALAVFLLWRKWLFDIDNRAGQETGYLFEPIIAHSIGGVPFSAKASPIKRHTDPSKGRQVDCIRKQLAYEIKIRVTIAASGQGRWQEELDFPLDCRTSGFKPVLVVLDPTLNPKLSELVATFEKEGGDTYVGDAAWRHLEAAAGQVMSVFLDKYVKGPMQQVLLATPDAGELPDITFGMTGDEFSVLVDGEHTAFKRARGDVLETG, encoded by the coding sequence ATGGCCCTAACACAATCACAAAAAGCTCTGATCGAGAAAGTTCGCGTTGCTGGTAGCGGTGAATTAGGAACGGCTCTCAGCGATGCGGCTTGTTGTTTCATCATCGGGGTAATTGTTAAAGACCTCCGGTTGTCTCGCGAGTTCCCAGAGTTTCGTGGGCTAGATTGTGAGTTGTTTGCAGAAACTGATCCTCGGAAACTCGAGATAAGTGGACTTGATTTCGATGGTCTCGTTGAGCGATTGATCGCTTTGGTTCCTGATGCAGACACTTACTTCGCCTGTGTGGCTACTCTCCAAAAAGCACGCCTGAAATACGCCCGTATTCTCGAGTACCAGCCAGTCTCCACGATGGACCAGGTCGGACCTCGTGCGCTGTTGCAGTTTGGACAGTTTAGTCCTAGAGCCTTGGCCGTATTCTTGCTTTGGAGAAAATGGCTATTTGATATTGACAACAGGGCGGGGCAAGAAACCGGCTATCTTTTTGAGCCTATTATTGCTCATTCTATTGGTGGTGTACCCTTCAGTGCAAAGGCCAGCCCTATCAAGAGGCATACAGATCCATCAAAGGGGCGTCAGGTGGATTGCATCAGAAAACAACTTGCCTACGAGATCAAAATCCGGGTAACTATCGCGGCGTCCGGGCAAGGGCGCTGGCAAGAAGAATTGGATTTCCCGCTCGATTGCAGAACTAGCGGTTTCAAGCCTGTACTCGTTGTTCTCGATCCGACTTTGAACCCAAAGCTTAGTGAACTGGTCGCAACTTTTGAGAAGGAAGGCGGCGATACTTATGTAGGCGACGCGGCTTGGAGGCACCTCGAAGCGGCTGCAGGACAAGTCATGAGCGTGTTTCTTGACAAGTATGTCAAGGGGCCGATGCAGCAAGTGTTGCTTGCTACGCCTGACGCTGGCGAACTTCCTGACATTACCTTTGGTATGACCGGTGACGAGTTCTCTGTTCTGGTCGACGGCGAACATACTGCGTTCAAGCGGGCGCGGGGTGATGTATTGGAGACCGGATGA